From a region of the Sebastes umbrosus isolate fSebUmb1 chromosome 10, fSebUmb1.pri, whole genome shotgun sequence genome:
- the b3galnt2 gene encoding UDP-GalNAc:beta-1,3-N-acetylgalactosaminyltransferase 2, translating to MRRIALILLPCAVAVLVHLWLAQRSSSSSNPLDNNTNSDESLPFYEVLVGVLSARHHHELRQAIRKTWLGYLREHPHFQHRVGVKFIVGEHGCPIPEEDREDPYSCSLLNFTQPVAGQDAEIEIVTVSDPSVLAPSDVSAIALDFKVLHPVVITRLGVFPSGTRPELQSNVTVKLLQLDQEEAVVTARFSAISTGTEVSGVWYKPVEQFILPKGFEGTLVWENMDSAGLTTVNSSSVQLNDGGGVLKISSIAEGVLPHRSALGFPGLAGGFTFTIYDEDGLSGLLRGRPARMEHHASRLRREDAALQQESLRHGDMVFVDVVDTYRNVPSKLLQFYKWSVGNADFNLLLKTDDDCYIDVDSVLMKIDHKGLKRSNFWWGNFRQSWAVDRIGKWQELEYASPAYPAFACGSGYVVSRDLVQWLASNADKLKAYQGEDVSMGIWMAAVGPQKYQDPGWLCEKECYLDMLSSPQHTAEELHILWDRKRACGDPCGCPWGH from the exons ATGCGGAGGATAGCGCTCATTCTGCTGCCCTGTGCTGTCGCCGTCCTGGTGCACTTGTGGTTGGCACAacgatcctcctcctcctccaacccGCTGGACAACAACACCAACTCGG ATGAATCACTACCTTTCTATGAAGTTTTGGTGGGAGTGCTGTCAGCGAGACACCATCATGAACTGCGACAAGCGATAAGAAAAACCTGGCTGGGCTACCTCCGAGAGCACCCTCACTTCCAGCacag AGTCGGGGTGAAGTTCATCGTGGGCGAACATGGGTGTCCCATTCCagaggaggacagggaggatCCGTACTCCTGCTCCCTCCTGAACTTCACACAGCCAG TGGCAGGCCAGGATGCGGAGATAGAGATCGTGACGGTGTCTGATCCCTCGGTGCTCGCCCCCTCCGACGTGTCGGCCATTGCCTTGGATTTCAAGGTCCTCCACCCCGTGGTCATCACTAGGCTGGGGGTGTTTCCCAGCGGGACCCGGCCCGAGCTTCAGAGCAATGTGACGGTGAAGCTTCTCCAGCTGGACCAGGAG GAGGCTGTGGTCACTGCTCGCTTCAGTGCCATCAGCACAGGGACCGAGGTGAGCGGGGTCTGGTACAAACCAGTGGAGCAGTTCATCTTGCCTAAG GGTTTTGAGGGGACACTGGTCTGGGAGAATATGGACTCTGCTGGACTGACCACAGTCAACTCCTCCTCTGTGCAGCTAAATGATGGAGGCGGCGTCCTCAAGATCTCCTCT ATCGCAGAGGGCGTATTGCCTCATAGAAGTGCGCTTGGATTTCCCGGTTTGGCTGGAGGGTTCACATTTACTATCTATG ATGAAGACGGTCTGTCGGGGCTCCTGCGGGGCCGCCCAGCCAGGATGGAGCACCATGCCTCCAGGCTGAGGCGGGAGGATGCCGCCTTGCAGCAGGAGAGCCTCAGGCACGGCGACATGGTGTTTGTAGACGTGGTCGACACCTACAGGAACGTGCCTTCCAAACTGCTTCAGTTCTATAAATG GTCTGTGGGAAACGCTGACTTTAATCTGCTGCTGAAGACGGATGATGATTGTTACATCGACGTGGACTCGGTATTAATGAAGATTGACCATAAGGGTCTCAAGCGCAGCAATTTCTGGTGGGGGAA TTTCAGGCAGAGCTGGGCAGTGGACCGCATTGGGAAGTGGCAGGAGCTGGAGTACGCCAGTCCAGCCTACCCGGCGTTTGCCTGCGGCTCAGGCTATGTGGTCTCCCGTGACTTGGTCCAGTGGCTCGCCAGTAATGCAGATAAACTGAAGGCCTACCAG GGAGAAGATGTGAGCATGGGGATATGGATGGCAGCTGTTGGACCACAAAAATATCAG GACCCCGGCTGGCTGTGTGAGAAAGAGTGCTACCTGGACATGCTGTCGTCTCCCCAACACACCGCCGAGGAGCTGCACATCCTCTGGGACAGGAAGAGGGCCTGTGGAGACCCCTGTGGGTGTCCCTGGGGCCACTAA